In Nematostella vectensis chromosome 12, jaNemVect1.1, whole genome shotgun sequence, the genomic window AAAGTTCTAGGGACACTTTCACAACCGGCGCCTCGCTGTAAAATTCCGAAGCTTGACCCGAACCATGAATCTGTGAAAGCGTTTGTAAAAGACTTAGGAAAGTTGGAATGTGGTCGAAGTTATTCAAGCTTCGAGAATAGCACATTGTTTGTAGAAGGAGATGATATAATATCGGTGGATTATCGTATTATTTCGAGGCCCCCACAAGACGATTTCAACGTTATCGTCTCGAGCCCAATTCAAGTGCCAAACAAAAGGGAGCAAACAAACGATGTATTACCGCTCAAACCCGGTAAGCGAAACGTCTTTCTAGTTTATCCTTTTGTACAGTTGCCTCGGGAGGGAATGGTTTTATTTCGAGATACGGCCCCGTATGCGAGTAAATGTTGCATGGGACTTTTTGCCGTATTTGGTCGTTGTCgttgtttgttgtttataaTTATTCGAAATCGTTTCTATGGCGCTGTCTGTAACTCTGGATTGGCGGTAGACTTATTAGACTTCATCGAGACTATAAATACCCAAGATACGTTTATCAacttatacaaaaaaatatatatataaatactcAAATCGGGCGTGGGATACGAATTACGGTGATTATTGAAAATGACAGTTCTCAGACCGATAGCTGCttatgagttttttttttgctatttgtaAGAATACAAGTGGAATATTTTTTCTGCATTCACTAGAAATATGAAGAGGTTTTGATAGTAGGACTCCATTTGCGTGTTGAAGTAGATGTTTACACCTATTTTAGAATACATTACCTGCGCAAATGGCAATtcccaaatggcagttctagtGTCAAAAAACATTAGACTCGTCTATCTCTActgaatacagggaaatatggataaatcacgCGATTTTTAATCATCATTTATATTCTTACAAATTATTAAAATCGCAAGCAGCTTTTGCTTCTAAAAGTTGTCCATTTTCACGGGTTGTTATATTGACATGGTGTCATGTGTATGTACAGGTGCAGTGTATTTCTTTCTTCATGCGCTTGTGACCATGGGCAAATCAGACGAAATGTTCGTGTATCGAATATTATCTTTAATTTGTGTACTGAATATATATCTGTTATAAAGCCAACTAATTGAAGTTGTTGTCGTGGAATGATCTGGTTCCGTTTTAGCCGTGATTCATGACCGTTTTGGTGATTTTCTTCCATCATCTCTGTTCACCTCCTCCCCACTCGTAATAAATAGAGACCTTAACCCAtcgactcctggcttttttggagctgaattttacaaaaaacagactgaaaacagatacctccccccctattctgagttttatacagcccgtcaaagtcaaacacagctgcacctagtcagcggtatccaagctttccaacggtgctttgcggtccccacttttaatccctcgtcgttgtgctgaagccagcacaagttgatggttgcttgtatttttcatcaaaaatacagctatgagcatattaggagagtgtctcaggacatcatgaagtcttttggggcataattgagtgctttgcttatggatatttgcaagcaaaggtggattcatgatgattttttcttgtttggctttgcccggatgagaaaataattttctaatgaatcaccacagctctcctaaatgctgtcttttctgaaaccaaattgattgcaaaattgtttacactgctattctgggtctgtatgacctggaattgatttgtttggcttcggggtgaaaagacttctaaaaaaccatctgactttggggagaggagtgttgactggccctcccctcgtgaatttttccttggatctcccagaatgctttgcaatacgtaaagatattttcgtggttgtacaatccttcaagaaatggacattgtgttttgaggccaaggaaatgtacctggaggatcagaataaaggtatctatttgtgtcttgagctgtttttgctgatctctctcccttgtgtggtattttgagcgttttattgagaggggtgattctgcttttctctccttgtccgatttgagatttgtcaaagaacctgtgctattatttggcttaagagtagataccaacaccttggttggatgcatatctgcaagaccatttatcccttagactgatgcctgagaatcttcatcttgttgtgtttattttgaatttatgaactttttgggttgtgggtacttcccaaagcctgtacaggccggttgaggggtcaatgtgttaagggtgtactgacattagtgttgctcagtAACGACACTACTACGCTGGTGGCGTTGAGCCATATACATAACACGGAATTCGTCATTCCAAGCTTTCCTGAagtaaaagcaataaaaatatgCATTTCAAGTTCCCAAAAATTGACTTCAAGTTGATCTCAGCCTTTTCGGGTGATGATATTTCCAatgttttgtaaaaacgaagaTTCAGAGAAGATTTAGTCAAGCCAACCTTTTTtaagccaaagttttcaattttcactacctgcgcgcgctgcaaacaccgAATGCTCGCGCACGCACTGAAAATTTAATTTCAAAGTAGAGCGCGCTAtatcagaattttaaaatactttttcaattttaatcATGACATGACGGATGTCGTTCCTTTAATGTATATATACCAAGAAACACTATtggattttgtttttaaacttcatttcaatttcatcatgTGAGATATCAGTGTGTCTGAGTAGGCTGAATAGCACGCTCGGGCTTTgtttcacttccggttctgcgttttctaaaaaaaagctttttttgttgccaagttatttcaaaacgcaatatttttctgtattcctttttataaaattctCCTTCATATAGCCAAGCACGGATTTAGTTTtaatctaacagaaaccaaaattatatcaaataatatGGATTTCAGGACgttaaaaaacaattactcaatCATTTCTAAAAGTATGCTTGGCTTAATGCGCCCTCCCTCAAGATTCATAAAACCtatttaatatttgttttcgagcaattttacttgaaatatttgcttGCTTTTATCTGTATCTTTGACGTCACATTATGACGCCACTGGGTAACATCATCATAATAGTCAGCACACTTGTGGtggtcaacttggcaaatatcagaccCTTATAACTTTCTACAAagcttttatgctatattctattttccttagcaacagatgtcagtacacccttaagaTCCGACGACGGCGGGCTGTGTGGGCGCGCGGACTGGGACCGACGTTGCCGCGTCAGGCGAAATGTAAACATTAAGATTTCTCTGAGACGGCTGCAGGTTTTTTCGCTCGGTTTCTCTCACATTCAACGAGCATGGCAACTTTTCGCCAGGCTCGAGAGGGACAACAAGGGAAGCCCACTGGACAACTGTTTCTGCTTCGTCGATGGGACAGTTTGGCCGATATGCAGGCCAGGCATACATCAACGCATCTTTTATAAATGGACATAAACGTGTCCATGCCATTAAATTTCAGTCCGTAGTAGTCCCAAATGAAATATATGTACTGCCCAGTAGGTAAGTTATCAAATAtgtctttttctttatcatgttttttttcttttcccaaagaaaatattattatgCAGCCTTTTGATGTTTATGCTTGTTAATCTAAAATCCTCTGATCCCCAACTAGTTTTGCAGACTATACAAATGGGCAATAAATAACATTAAAGGATTTTGTCAGTAAGACTACCTAGGGGGTGATTATACGAAAAAAGATTGTGGAGAggtgagagggagggggggggggtatagcTATATTCATTTTTGAAGATTTATGGTTTGTAGCTCCGTCATCCTCTATAATCCTCATCACTATTGCAACTATTATTGTAGTAGTAATGATCATGATAATCATATCATCCACATGCATAAAGTATATACTGTAATATAGTGATAATGTTCATGTTCACAGAGGGCCGAAAGCATGACTCAGGGATGTTAAAAGACTCTGGCCTGCTTCAAAGTCTACAACAACATGCATTTGGTCCAACAGGGCAGCCAATGGCCCTTTATGGAGACCCTGCCTATCCTTTGCGTGTCCACCTCCAGGCCCCATTTAGAAATGGGGCAGGAGGTTTAACAAATGGAGGCATTCAATAAAGGCATGAGTGCTGTAAGGTCGTCAGTAGAGTGGTTATTTGGAGGTATTCTTAACTCTTTTAAATTTTTGGATTTCAAGAAGAACCTCAAGTTTTTATTAAGTTATGTTGGAAAAATGTATTTAGTCTCTGCCATATTTAGGAATGCTTTGACCTGCCTGTACGGGAATATGACATCTGATTTTTTTAACTGTGATCCTCCAACCTTGCAACAGTACTTTGCTTGATaacataaattattattttcataacTTTTAACATTACATCATTTAGAGAGTGATGCAAAATCTTAGTAGTACATGCTTCACTTCTCAAGCAAGAAGGCCATAGGGTTCAAACCTATCGAGGTCAAGTTAAATTGACATTTTTCAGAGGTGAAAAAGCCTGGCTCTCTACATTGGGGACTGTGAACCCCTTGTCTATTCAGATAAGGAAGTCCCATTTCTTACCACCCTTTATTAACCTGTAGTGGCAGACATAAAAGAACCGCTGGGCGAGACGCTGGCCTTTGGTACCATCTTCAGTGATGTGCTTACACACTTACTCACTCATACATGATCCTTAACAGCATGAAGCTGTCTGTATATACACACGAGTATTCATTTGCTTTTGAAGATAAAgatctatttttttctatcagtcattaatattattttgtgTAAAGTTGGGCTGTTTTATTGAAAGGGCAAGAAATGCTTGCCTGTAAATTGTAGATATTGTAAATTGTAAATACTGTACTGTAAATACTTTCTACATTTTCTTCCTAATACAAGTTGTACATGCAATAGTATAAAAATTATGTCATGATAATAATAGTTAAGAAATATAGTATGCTTATAGTATATAATATACACAATGGTATATATGAAAAAGAGTTGAAAAGAGtcaaacagtaaaaaaaatggtcCAAGGTATACTAGTCTTTTTGTTTAACAGTCTTGCAAGGAGATGcatttgttgttgctgctgttggaGCACCATTGCttgcatttgtttttgttgttgctgaaGCATAGCTTGTAGCATGTTgctctgttgttgttttagccCTCTCCTGAGCTTCCACATTTCTGGCCTGTATTTCCagctctttttcttttaactcCTTCATTATACTTGTTTTCTCTTTGAGAAACTCCGTTGTATCTCTAACGGATCCTCGGGACTTTTTTGGTTCTTTTAGGTCGTTCCCTTCGCGCTTTCGTTTCGTCATCCCCTCCATCGCCCTCCTCCTCATCTCCTCTGCTTGCTTTTTTTCACAGCTGCTTTTTCGCCGTGCCCTGCTCACTCACTTCCTTTTCCTTCTCTGTAACCTCTTCTAAGCCTCTTTCCACCTCTGACAGGTCTGTCTCTATGCCTGATGCTTTCCGCTCCTCACTCATCTTCTTATATTTCTCGCTCAGCAGCTGGAAACGCTCTCGTACCGACCTCTTGTTGACTTTAAAAACCGGCACACGCAGTGagtttataataataataataataatatatgtttatttctACACCATTGCAGCTATCATGGCTGAATTACAAGTGAGAGGTCGTCACACAGAAACTAACAATAGCGCACAGTCACAAAATCTCTAAACCTACAAGTTTTAGCTTGCGGTcctattattttctcatttcctGATCTCAAATTATATCCATGTTGGACAGTTGTCATGTTATTAACCACAGATTTTAAGGGTTCAACAGTTTTAGCTCTTGCCATAAATTTCCGACATGCTTCATCCCTTCTCTCAGACAAAAATTGGAGAGACGTTGAGGCAAGGGCACTACTATAGCTCGTATATTCGTGCCTTAGAATGATTTTTAAAGCTCTGAGTTTAGATTTTCTGAGACCTCTTCCCAGATTCTTCCCCTTTCTATGCCT contains:
- the LOC5499029 gene encoding uncharacterized protein LOC5499029, whose translation is MDSLARFLTSPCRSRSLYNAIHSVLPSHRQRNFHMANQNSTSEQAAEKQKPFEWSEKHDECLIQKVLTLEPFKEKKRGIERGRIWEEVSENLNSLRVPVFKVNKRSVRERFQLLSEKYKKMSEERKASGIETDLSEVERGLEEVTEKEKEVSEQGTAKKQL